Below is a genomic region from Apodemus sylvaticus chromosome 14, mApoSyl1.1, whole genome shotgun sequence.
CTCTCAGCTCAGGGGGAGTTCTGTAGAGAAGCCTGGAGTTCTGAAGGTAGAGGACATGCTGGTGGTGCTTGTGGAGAAGAAATACCATGTAGACACTGGCCCCTCCCATGGCACCCTGAAACACTGCATCTCTCAGGACCATGAGGGTGAGAAAAATCCATTGTGTTATCCAGCTTTCAGGTAGAAAATAGCAATAATTGCCATCTTTCCTAAACTGTGTTATGTTCACACTATTGATATTTTTCATGGAATATGGTAAGTTCATGCTGATCAAGGAATTGAGTATCCATAGGCAGAGCAGTGAGGAAAGAATGTGCTGTGGAGTCTTTAGGTTGAGCCTCTGCCACATGGAGTGTCTGGGACTGATGATGATGGCCTGGACCACAGTGAGGAGACTGCTGGTGCAGATGGAGAGGCCCCGAGACACTCTTGCCAGATAAACAACTACTTTACAACTGGTGTCATTTAAGTAGTTTCCAAAATTAAAGGCTTCTATTGTCTTTGGCATCCCTTTTGAAAGAAGCATTATGATATTTGTAAGTGCCAAGTGAGCTAGAATGAGGTGTATAGGTTTTTGCTCAGTGCTTTGGAACATGTGCATGTAACTCACAAATACTAAGCTGTTCCCCACGGTGCCGAGTCCAGTGAGAAGGAGGAAGACTGTGCCCTTGACAGGGTCCAAAACCATCCTTAGATCTGAGGTAGGAATACTTGATCCAGGAAATACCTTTAGGAACAAATTATCAGGAAATCATGAGAGGTATAAACAAAAAATCTTTCAAATGATCTTATATTTCTGGAGAATAAGgtgataatatatattattattcagATTTATTTAACCAAAAATTTCTTCAGTGGTACTCTCTGTGAATTATCCTATATGTAGACTCAAATATAACTTGAAGACTTGTTTTCAAATATGTAAATACCTTagctatatatttaatttatactaTAAAATAGAATCTACTTGTTCAAATATTGATATATCTCACCTGTGTTCTGCCTCAGCATGGCTTCATTAATACCAAAGGCACCAACCAGTATTTTTCTAAGCATTTTATATTTCCTTCCATCCTGCAATCCAATTCTGTAAATCTTGCAATCGTGGtaatttgtctgtctgtgtcatgTGGCATATATAAACATCTGTGAGGTTCTGTTGTTTCAACATATTGAATACCTCTTAAATTTAATGACATTTTGATTTCTACAGCACCTATTATATGCCCAGTATTCCATTATAACTTTCAATTTGATGAGTgtagaattttctctttcttccctcttttgtATATTAGAGGCATAGGCCCTAGTGTTTCAACAGCTATATATTAAAAGCCAAATCTGAGTCTATGGTTGTATAATGAGCCAcatacattaatattttaaaattatcttcagTGAGCCAAACTTTCTACTTACAATCTTATGTTGAAAGTGGATGTAATCAACACCCAAAGCCTTGGGCCCTGGTTCCAGGAGAAAGGCTAATATCAGCTCTGCGAACCGAGGGACATAGCTACCTATGTATGCATATTTCCTGACTTGGGTTTCATACTTTCTGTAAAGTTTATAACCACTATGCTGTGATCTAAGACAGACTAAAGTAACTTTCTCCCCAGTTTTAGcccatttcatatatatttaaacacacacacacacacacacacacacatgtatttttctcttccttactACATGGCTAAGATGTGAAGCACTGAATCAAGGAGGGACAAGGTGGGCTATGAAGGGTAGCGATGGGGAGAATACAAGTTATAAATATGTGAAAAAGCCATAGTAATCTATTGTTGCATACAATTTATGTGTGTTGataataacaaaaattatttcATGGATGTCTATGGCTGATTCAGCTATAACTAGTGGACTTATCTAAGTGGCTTATATTTGACTGTATGTTGAGGAACTACAGAAAACCAGTGAGTATTTCAAAGTAGCAAAATTGCTACAATTGTATTTAGCTATATGGCTTGTTTCTGAGTTAGTACCCTCACTgggattaaaagaaaataacacacacacacaaacacacacacacacacacacacacacacacaccacacacacacactcatagggAAGAGAGGTGGTGTCTCGTCCCCCaaaacattaagctggctggcaacccccactcttccgatgggttacctccggcctttgttccttggaacaataaggcgccttcaCTGCCTCAAGGCGGTTTCACCTGAGACCCAGCAGAGATCtagccagactggaagcaggcgacctgctgagatcTGGAGCCTAAGACttctcggcctgccctttgatgtgaccagctactgggaggggttgggttattcccctaagactataaatcttgacatagaaatattaaagttagtcttgaccggcactgtcgccttgactcagtctCTCCTTTCGCCCCCCTTCCCATCGCCCTcaaaattctcttccaggtaacccggttcatatgtggccgctggcggactacatattggcgcctgaacgtgggataGACCTGGGAGAATTTCCtggggtgaccctatctggcgaagcttcgcagaaaaagtggaaaaagtggaaagaagatggtatccacacggtaagcaacatagaagtcaaatgctagcgctagtgtaaaaattttattccttgaaactattgttgtgagtgcagagggatatggCTTAGCAAGCAAAATTGTGTTGACCGGGCACAGTGGACGCTTGGGTTGAGtaatagggaaaaatgggacaggaaagttcgcgtgaAATTTGCacccgcaacattcaagagttgcttcaggcgaaagggatagggtttgaagaaggaagattggaggatttcttggaccagatatattcttgctgtccttggttccaagaaaaacgaacgttaaatgagagaacttgggaaagaattggtaattcgctaaaggcagccaaggcagataatattactctctgcctctggacacttataaaggatattatagatgaaggaggtttggaagaattagatattattcaagaaattgaggaatctcaagaagaaagcctgccggagaggacctctgcaaaggaggaccctccacaccctaagtcacaaaaacgcagagatagtgctgatgagccaattgtaaaaaagacagctcatcccaaaaagagagcaactgaatctcatggggaagaatgggcccctgtAGTGCCATCTActccgcctatgaccttgatggcagaagacgagatccagagagatatgcagttacaaaagttggagtttgaaattaaattgcagaaattgactaatgaattacaggagctaaaaaagggtgtcaaatactagagagaacaataattctgagacccgccaatcgccactagaaagagtAATAAGCCAGGCtcatggagaagggcaggatacatcagaaatcttagcttttccggtCCTTGAGAttgaagaccaggaaaatgtgattagacaatatcagactttagaatttaaagtgataaaagaattaaaggtagcagtagctcagtatggcccaacagctccttttacacaggcgttattggatactgtgatagaatcaaatttaactccacaggattggagaaccctGTGTAAGGCTACGTTGTcgggaggagatttcttgctttggagttctgaatggcgtgaggctagcaaaagaactgccaccacttATTAGTgccaggcaggccatccagaatggaatgctgatattttactgggagaaggtgtatatgaaggaaatactaaccagattgggtttcccatcgcagtgtatgcacAGATTGCGGTggctgcccgccgtgcttggaatcttttaccatcaaagggagatcctagtggaaacttaacaggtgtcaaacaggctcctgatgagctttttcaggattttgtggatagattgctaaaaacagctaatagaatttttggaaattctcaggcagaaaattcgttggttactcaactagcctacGAAAATGGTAATGCGGCCTGCTGGGAGGCAATCAGACCTCATAGGGGGAAGAAAGACTTAGCTGTCTGTCTGTTAATttcatctctgttctgaaattggcccctcgtataatcagggtctagcaatggctgcagcgttgcaaggaaccaccatccagggaatactttcacagagaagaggaaataaaaggtgttttaaatgtggcagtctgggtcattttaaaagtgattgccctgataacaggggtactataaacgggcaatcaaGTTGTTCACCAGGAACACGTCCTAAgtgtagaaaagaaaatcattgggttaagggatgcaagtccaaaactaatattcaaggcagacccgtgtcgggaaacgggagaaggggcccgccccaggccccgattcatCCAGGACAGGCAGTCTATGGGGCAAcgcagctgctgccgagccaagaaaatctatcttcGAGCTCGCCAGAACAACACCAGGGAGCGCAGGACTGGACCTCTGCAGTATATTCCATGCCGTATTAACACCAGAAATGGGCATCCAGAtactgcctacaggagtttttggaccattacctgaaggaacttggggattactgctaggacgaagcagttctaccataaagggactgcagatttatccaggtgtcatagacagtgactatgagggagaaataaaaattatggctgcttcccctcatggtgtcataactatacctgctaaccaaagaattgctcggcttgtcttggttcctttatatccactgccttccaaattcgttaaagacaaaagaggaaaggagggctttggctcctccggagtgtattgggttcaatctatcaccaataaaagacctaaccttaaattgactattgaaggaaagagttttgaaggattaatagatacggaagccgatgtaacaattattaaaggacaagattGGCCGTGTAGCTGGCCATTGACGGAGACACttacgcatctccaaggcatcggatatgctaataatccaaaacacagagcgagacttctaacttggaaagataaagagggaaattcagggcaaatttggccttatgttatgcaaaacttgctTACTACCCTTTGGGGTAGAGACCTTCTATCACAGATGAATCTGATTATTTGTAGCCCtaatgaaatcgcctctaagcaaaagacagagcaagaatccttgcctgctcaggggcttgggaaagaagggcaaggcactagaaagtttaaaagcccccagccaaaccctaactctagaagtctggggcattttcggtaatggccactatcttgcctgcatcccacgccgataaaattcaatggctcaatgataatcctgtgtgggttgatcagtggtctttatctaaagaataaatggaagccgcctctttgctaatgcaggaacaattgaaggcgGAACATTTAAAAgagtctctatctccatggaacacgccaatatttgttattaaaaaaaaatccggtaaatggagattgttacaggatttaagaaaggttaatgaaactatgttgcccatgggaactttacaagctggccttccatcccccgtggctattcctaaaggatttcataaaatagtcatagatttaaaagattgtttctttactattccattgcatcctgaggattgcaaaagattcaCGTTCAGTGtcccttctattaacttcatagaacctatgaaaagataccaatggacagttcttcctcagggcatggctaacagcccggctttatgccagaaatttgtagcacaggccattcagcctgtaagacaaaaatggccagatatttactttatccatttcacagatgattttctaattgcaggaaaaaatcctcagaccttgcttttatgttttaaagatttacagcaaacTTTggccgctaaaggattgcaaatagcaccagagaaggtgcagacccaggagccgtataattatctgggttttaaacttacagaccaagcaattttttcccagaagttaattatccgcagggacaatttaaaaactttaaatgattttcagaagttattgggtgacattaactggcttcagccatatttaaagcttactacaggagaattacaacctttatttgatattctaaaggggaacgctgatcctacatcccctagattattaacttcagaaggacttttggctttacagacagtggagaaagctattgaaaatcaatttgttacctatatagattattctttacctttgcatctgctaatttttaatacgactcactcgcctacaggtttattatggcaaaaggctcctctgatgtggattcatttgagggtgtcttcaaggtgtaatatcttgccatattttgaggcagtggcccaagtaattatgctaggaagaaagcaggcgctaacttattttagcaaagaaccagatgttattatacagccttacagtgtaaatcaagatgattggttaaaacagcatagcacagattgattgcttgctcaaataggctttgaagggactatagataaccattatcctcaagacaaattgataaagtttttaaatatgcatgaggttgtatttcctaaaatgacatctttacagccgttgcataatgctctcttaattttcacagacggctcttcctTTGGAGGAGTCGGATGTCGTATTAAtgatcaacaggtggttatagagacccctgggctttctgctcagctatcagagctgacagcggtgttgtgtgtctttcaatctataaATAGTACTTtcaatctctttactgacagtgcttatgttgcattttctataccacaattagaaacttgtggcacatttaattttaatacgccagctggatccttgttttcacaattgcaaagtatcattcttgctaggaaaaatcccttttatattggccatatacgagcccactcaggtcttcctggacctttggctcagggtaatgagtgcattgacaaagctctCATAGGACAAGCTTTAGCTCTTACACCTATAGAATTGGcgagacgtgatcatgataaatttcatctttctagccatacgttgagactccgtcataagatcacaaaagagcaagcaagaatgattgtaaaacaatgccttaattgtctcactttagcaccagtgccccacttaggggttaatccacgtggtcttatgcccaatcaaatttggcaaatggatgtaactcactatgcagaatttgggaaattaaaatttatacatgtttgcattgatacgtgctcgggactcatttttgcctccctgcattcaggagaagcctctaaaaatgtaattgatcgttgtttacaagcttttaataccatgggattacccaaagtcattaagacagacaatggaccagcctacactggtaagaactttatctcattttgcaaggaatttaatataaaacttaaaactggaattccttataatccaatggatCAAGGAATCTTAGAGCgtgctcaccgcacccttaaaaactggcttcttaaaactaagaaggggaaccTATACCCtcctaggtcccctaaatcacatcttgcctttgtcttatttgttttaaatattctccaaacggatgctaaaggtcagtctgcagcagaccgacactggcacccagctacttccaattcctatgccatggttaagtggcgggaccctttaactaatacatggaatggtccagaccccgttttaatctgggggagagggtccaTCTGCATTTTTTCTCAGGGAGAAGATGGTGcacgctggctgccagagagattggtccGACAGGTAAATACACCCtaaaagctgctggtaagtataattaattcaaaaggctttcCCTAAGCCGCTTACTTGGAAagtaaggttcctttgtgttcttgcaaattaagttgcaagacAGGCTTCTTGCCTGAAGACACTAATTTTTAACAAATTAAACGTCTTGGGCCTTcggatactgaccaaacaggttttttctcttaatctccttttatatttcaagcagataacactcaaaAGATAAGCTCCTCCAACAATGGCCGCCAGGTTGAAgatgggtggttattatagccagccagctcatatccgcagagcatttactttaccagtggattcctcaaaaatgaggctgcatagtattcggaactatgcatgtttgttaatataacaaacatgggcatcagtttgcggtgcgaggcgaggcactgcaagggaaaaggaaaaaatcctgtctccgaatttccctgaaaagcacgtccagctgcatgggggttgacattgagagactgtccttaaataattaaggcagtctattcccCTGCCccgaaaaagatgtccttaacgtttaagggggttggacctctgctttcactcactggttaaaagcccatcatccattggatgaatttacttatatccactgagttgttaaaaattaataattaatggggaattgtctcttcccccacaacattaatctggctggcaacccccactcttccgatgggttaccccggcctttgttccttggaacaataaggtgcCTTCACTGCCTCAAGTCGGTTTCACCTGAGACCCAGCAGAGACCtcgccagactggaagcaggcgacctgctgagatcTGGAGCCGAAGACttctcggcctgccctttgatgtgaccagctaCTGGGAGGCGTTGggttattcccctaagactataaattttgacatagaaatattaaagttagtcttgaccggcactgtcgccttgactcagtctCTCCTTTCGCCCCCCTTCCCATcgccctcagaattctcttccaggtaacccggttcgtatgtggccgctggcggcctaCAAGGTGGGAGTTTCCAGTCCAATATCTTATAGGAACAATGTTGTATCTTATCATAGTCCTTCTCAAACCTTGAGAACTAAGAGATGGAGATGTGAGACAGAATGTCTTCTTGTCCTCTATTTTTTTCAGGACCAATATTgaataaattcattttcttcaaCAAATCATTCCTCCTGGTTTCAGGGAGAGCAGCAACGCAAGTAAATCTTAGATCCAGATGGCAAACTAAGTCAATCTAATCTCAGAGGTAGAAGACCTCTATGGTGGAATCTCACCCGACAGGAagtcctctcaaattcatggtgcAGCAGGAGTCACTCGCCATACCCAATGTGCTCCCTGTCAAGACACCAATGCCTTCCCAGGTGTGGGTATTACACCTGTAATGCTAGCACTCAGGGAGCTGAGGACAGAAGCTTGTAATTTGCAGATCATCTAGGATTCATTACATTATTCGCAGAGCTaccaaatatattctaaaattcaTACCTagctacaaaacaaaataaaacaaaacaaaaacccacaggcAAAGCAATGTGGTACATAAATGAACTAAGCCAGAAGTATCACAAAACCTAATTTCAAATTACACTGGCTATA
It encodes:
- the LOC127664807 gene encoding olfactory receptor class A-like protein 1, with the protein product MVLDPVKGTVFLLLTGLGTVGNSLVFVSYMHMFQSTEQKPIHLILAHLALTNIIMLLSKGMPKTIEAFNFGNYLNDTSCKVVVYLARVSRGLSICTSSLLTVVQAIIISPRHSMWQRLNLKTPQHILSSLLCLWILNSLISMNLPYSMKNINSVNITQFRKDGNYCYFLPESWITQWIFLTLMVLRDAVFQGAMGGASVYMVFLLHKHHQHVLYLQNSRLLYRTPPELRAAQSVLLLMMCFLFFYWADCFISLFFTFSIEHYSIVLYVPEFLTLGYAVLSPFMLIHRDGHGIKCHHTQQQRSDIDKCH